GCAAtatgatatatccatccatccattttctaccacttttccctttcggggtcgtgggtgtgctggagcctatcccagctgcattcaggcagaaggcgggttacaccctggacaagtcgccccctcatcgtagggccaacacatatagaaagacaacattcacactcacatttacacacaatttttagtcttgccaatcaacctatccccaggtgcatgtctttggaggtgggaggaagccagagtacccggagggaacacacaaagtcacagggagaacatgcaaactccacacggacaGACCTCGAGCCCTTGGATCGAACCCAGTACGGACTTACTGTGAGGCACCAGCATTAACCCCTTTTATCACCACGTGACCCTAACATGATATAGTTTGCTTCAATTCAGTCCCTTAAGATTTTCTGGCGGCATAATGGAGTAAGCATCTACCTTTTTATGCCACATGACGTGGGATTCTCAGCAACGCCAGTTCCAGAATGTGCTTTTTACTGCAAGCATTCTGTTTAAAAAGATAACACATGCTCTATTTTATCTCTTTTAAAACGGCCACCGATAATTTGTAGCTGGATGATAGAGGGGTTGtgtcaagaaaaaaaataaaaatgaacaaaatCTCCCCTGTTcggtacatcattgtccaagttacATTAGTGTCATTTTCCTCATAAAGCCCATATGCTATTTTCCAACAATGACAGAAAAACATTACACAACCTACCATATCTTATAATATCATATAatactacccatccatccatttctaccgcttgtccctttctgggtcacggggggtgttggagatgatctcagctccattcgggtggaaggcagtgtacaccctggagaagtcgccacctcatcacagggccaacacagatagacagacaacattcacactcacattcacacacttgggccaatttagtgttgccaatcaacctatccccaggtgcatgtctttggaggtgggaggaagctggagtactcggagggagCCCATGCagacacggggagaacatgcacactccacacagaaagatcccgagctcaggATCCAACTTAGggtcttcgtattgtgaggcacgcgcactaacccctgttacaccaCGCTGCAACCATATAATACTACCATGTAGCCAAAATGCAAACACAGACTACGTTAAAACActttaatgtaccgtattttccccactataaggcgcaccggattataaggcgcaccttcaatgaacggcctattttaatattttgttcgtatataaggcgcaccgcattataagccgcatagaatagatgctacagtagaggctggggttacggtATGCAACCATTaaatggagctgcgctaaagggaatgtcaacaaaacagtcaaataggtcagtcaaactttattaatagattacaaaccagcgttctgacaactctgttcactcccaaaataaataaacagctgttttattattttccccgattcaataaacacgtaaaaaactgtctgatactgttacggtaaatcaaacgttagtgcaataaCAATATactaacactcgaaatagtgcaaagcaataatatatcagtaactctacgttgctcaaacgataatgtcacacaacacaacacacaaaataaacatgtaaagctcactttattaagttagtcctcatccacgaatccctcaaattctccTTCTTCAGGGtccgaatcaaacagttgggcgaatacggcatccaaaatgcccggctccgtctcgtcgaagtcgtcattaaacgagtcagtgtcgctgctgttaatgttaaattctttcgctgctgctctattcccgtgttctactgtgtgactgatcaccttgagtttaaactctgcacgcctcccgcagtcatacgtatatcccagcatgcaccgcggacttcttcttctacgagggaaaataaggtaggcggttgcttaccgtagaactTCTTCTTCTAATTGGTAAAATAAGGTAGACGGCtgattaccgtagttgcgagacctcttgtggcatgtttaattcggacactgaagaagaagaattcaagGGATTCGTGggtgaggaataacttaataaagtgatctttacatgtttattttgtgtgttgtgttgtgtgacattaacgtttgagcaacgttgagttattgatgtatttgcactattttgagacgtcgttaatggagtcagtgtcgctgctgttgtctagcagttcagtgacaactcctgctttcctgaaatcatgtctctcaataggagccattttggggtctttacatttaaacacacaaatggaaatgaaacggcacggcctggcgcagtcatatatcccagcatgcaccgcgcacttcttttcctacgggggaaaatgaaatcggcggctgcttaccgtagttgtgagacctgtcgtggctcaatattggtccatatataaggcgcaccggattataaggcgcactgtcagcttttgagaaaatgttaggtttttaggtgcgccttatagtgcggaaaatacggtacttgtgttAATTTACCTAACAAAACCATTTGGTCAAACATTTATTGTAATAAATTGTCATTTCCAAGAGACATAAAAGATGCACACATTAAATGCGTCACACGTTATGCAGTTCAGATACTGctgttttgtaatttttttgggCTACGTTTACAAGCACGGTCGGATGTcaaattctgattttttttttttgtcaaatccgatctttttatGGTCGGATATAAAAAATTTGGAATTTCAATGTTTACACTCAAGTAAAACAAAATCGAACcaggtcacatatgggcaaaaaagtctaaattgaactgcagtgtgaacaaggcctttTGCAGAGGCACGCATTAAGCTTTGAGAGATTCTCAAACCAATTGGCTAAAGAGGTTCAACGCCTCATGATGCTTCATCTGACCATTACTAGTAAATCAGCAATTTATATAATTCACTGAATAGCTTGTATTAACTGGAAAGAGTCAAAGCAGTTCACCAAAATAGCCATCTTTTGTATCAGATGATCTTAATAACCATAGATGTCATTTCAACACATTAAACTATTACCAACAACACATAATAGCAGTGGAAAGTTCGATCTGGAGGTTGAAAGCTAGGAGCTCTTCCATGTACCATTCTCTTCTTCTAATTACCTCCCCACATAGCTAAACAAGCTGAAATGATCACATTCGCCCCCTCGTGTATGCGAGGCACACAGCGTATGGCCAACAGTCGCATTAGAAATAGAGCGTGGAAACTGGGTGTGTAAATAGAAGAAACAAAATTATTTGaggaatcagactaatttagttcATGGAGACCTACTGAATGTAATCTTTCAACAAGTAAAGATAACTTCCTGCTGTCTGTCGTTATAGAGTGTTCCGGCGCAGACGTAGACCCCGCAGTTCGCTGGTTCGCCTGCTGAGCGGCGTCTCTGAAACCTGCCAGTCTTGGCTGGACCACAAAGTCTTCAGGGGCATGTTTGGGACAAGCCAGGAACTAGATCAGGACCAAGATCAAGACCGAGATCAAGACCGAGAGCCTTTAGAAGACTGGGCCAGGACAGAAGGTTTTACCACATTGGAGGAGCCGAGCTTGTCAGGTCTGGTCAGTCCACAACCAGACGACAGCTGCAACTTCTTCACATACGGTAAATATCTCTCACTTCCTGTCTCTGATGTATGgccaaagttaaaggcctactgaaacccactactaccgaccacgcagtccgataatttatacatcaatgatgaaatattaacattgcaacacatgccaatacagcctttttagtttactaaattgcaattttaaatttcccgcggagtttcttgttgaaaacgtcacggaatgatgacgcgtgcgcgtgacgtctcgggttagaggggacatattagcccagcaccacacacggctaaaagtcgtctcttttcaacgcataattacacagttatttggacatctgtgttgctgaatcttttgcaatttgttcaattaataatggacactataaagaacaatgctgttggtggaaagcggtggattgcagctgcctttagcaaccgagactcagcctgtgtttgtttgttgtgaagctttaacagagcggtcaagcaaacatgttttctacgtcaaccagcatgtttttggatgggaaaattgtgatattaagtcggctcttaccggatacttcagtggattatgggacttccgcctgcagctcaaaaaagcagctgtgatcttggcttctccatcggcttctctgagggacactggcgttcaccgcagccatccgacgttcaggtatgtctttacaatctcactaaaacactattaaaacaataagcagataagggatcttccagacatatcttagtaaatgtgtctaattacatctgaaacggtcccactgccgccgctgctttttctttattttttattttttttttgtgcttcactctaaatttccttatccacaaatctttcatcctcgctcaaattaatgggaaaattgtcgctttctcggtccgaatagctcttgctgctggaggctcacattatgaataatgtgaggatgtgaggagccctacaactcgtgatgtcacgcgcacatcgtctgctacttcccgtaaaggcaaggcttttttattagtgaccaaaagttgcgaactttatcttcgatgttctctactaaatcctttcacaaaaaaatatggcaatatcgcgaaatgatcaagtatgacacatagaatggacctgctatccccgtttaaataagaaaatctaatttcagtaggcctttaagcctttGCTGTGTACGTACATAAAGACATTTTATGTGGAAGGAtcttaagaattaaaaaaaacactgttttcCTCCCAGACCCAACTGAAGCAGCGCCCCCCACAGACAAAATGGCACAGCCCTCCAAAAAGATCCTCCTGGAGATTTGCTCAGAAGTCTGTCAATCAAAGGAGCACTTTACCCAGTCAATAGGCGGACTTTCTGAAGTCCCACCTCCTTCTGCCTTCTACACCAATGACTGCCTTCAGGTTGCACCTGAACGCACAGGTGCTATTTCCTTTGTGCCATGATTATAAATAGAATTATTACAAATAATTGTTCCAGACATGTTTTTTCATTGTTAATTGTTTTGTCTTTTAGCGATAAAGACTCTTGCGGTCTTCATGTTGGCCGTGTTCGTGTTGTGGAGGTAACAAGTGTCCTTCTCAAATGACAGAAAGAGAAAGTATTGACGTctttgtcctcctgcagctgctttCCGTGGAGCGTGGGCGTGATGGCTTTTTCGGTGCTGGTAGCGTGCACAACGCtggctgtgtgtgcatgtgagtgttTCATAAATAATATACGGGCGTCGGCGTTTCGGAATGCAAACATTTTCAACGGCTGTTGTTTTCTGCTTCAGTGGTCAGCAGGTCAGGTCAGATGGGGCGGTGGAGGCAGGCCAAGACAGAGGTGAGTCGCTTATCCCAAACTTTGTTTTATTCACTCTAACGTGAAACGATTCCACTTTCCAGGATATCACGTCACGAAACGAGTGACCCAGCGCCGCCTGTTTTCCACCAGAAcagcaacacacacacttacacttagcACTATTGAGTATTACTCTCacttatttaagttacatttaactcTTTTGAAACATGTTAGTGTTTTTAGTCACATGTGTACTTTATAGTGTTATGAAGTTTAATATATAGAAATCAATTATGTGATGTTTTGAATGTAATCATGTTACTTTTATACTTTTATAAGCACCCGTTAAAACCACAATTATATATTCAGAATGATTTTCTTTTACCCTTACTAATCATGCACCACGTTCCTGGAGAGATACAAATTCATGTTTTTCATTGCATCTAGAGTGTTGTGTTACTGTACTTATTGTACAAAACAACGCTCATCTGTTATTTcttgaaataaaaacagaaacaaaaactCATTGTAAAGAAATAATTCCCTTCATTACAATTGCATGATCATTTTAAAGCACCTTCTTTGTGATTATAATAAAGATCTTACATGCaatttaatttataaatattattgACGCTCTATATCTCTTTGTTGAAATTAATCCTACTGTAAAAATTATGCTTTGCATGTATCATCATCAGAATAATATTTCTAGTACGCCACTGGAAAAATGTTCAAGGTTGTTTTGAAGTACGTTGTTCTTCACACTTGGTGAGCAAAAACATGGATTTAATTTTCATcaaatgaaaaaaatttaaatttagcCTAATTAATATGCAGTCTGTGTAAAAAGTGATGATTAATGATAATATGTGCAAAACCTGTTAAGTAGAGACATATGATATTGGCTAATTGCTACATATTTTGGTATCGTTCATATCGGTATCAGAAATTAAGTCCTGGACAATATCGGTATATCAGATATCGGTAAGAAAGCCAATACCAAAAACCTCTACAGTTAATAAAACTGAGCAACATTCTAAAACTTTATTAACAGGCCACTCCCATTTTCACACTGATTGTATAGACGTCAAAAACATGCTTAACATATGTGGGCATGTGTGACGCACGGTTCAGCTTCTGCACCAGGAGATGAGGTGTACAGTTTATAATCTCTAAAGGATTCAGTGGTTCTAAAAGACGGTCCAAAAGGATCCAGAGACCCAAATAACTTGCGACTCTGAGAGGGTCGATCAAGTCTGGCAAGACTTGATAATGAATGTCCAAAGACTGGACAGCAGAACTCCACACTGAAGTGTCCCTCTAAAGATCCTGAAGGACTTTAAAGGCTTCTAATCAAGACCTTGGCAGAGGTCTAAGACTTTACAGCTGTTCCTGAAGTCTGCTGCACAAGAACTAACAAATGTCCTAGCTGTCCATTTTCAACTGAAGGAGACAAAAGTCAACTCCAAAGTCTCTGACGTCCACTAAAAAGACTAAATAGTTCAAAGTATTTTAATGGAGCCTGTTGACATTCGGGGTCTTGGTGCAGGAAGAACATGCGTTTCTGCGGTTCAGTCCAGGTCTGTGAGCGGGTGTGTTGCTGGACAGAAAAGGCTGAGAAAAGGCCTGGAGATAACCTTGCTCACGTTGGCAAAGAAGTTCTTGGAAGCCCCGTCTTTGTTGAGCAACTGGATTTGCGACTTGAGATGCTTGAAAACGGCATTGTCAAATTTGGAGTCCTGGACCATCAGTGGCTGTTGAAGAGAGTCAAACTCTTTAGAGAGGTGTTTAGCTACCGCCTGGACCACAGCGTCGTAGTTGTCCATGTCCGTGAGGGCAGATGCGAGGGAGGGACTTATCTCGACCACCGCTCTCTCCGACAGACGCTTGATGGCAGGCAAGATGGCAGTGATGTTGGTGCATGACCTGTAGCGCCACGACAGACGCATGACCAGGGTGACAATAAGGGCACTGACCAGGCTCCTCATGTGCACTTCGTGCATGCTGCTGCTCCGCGTCGGCCTGTCCGATGAAATGGGCCCGGTGCCACCACCACTCATGCCGGAAATGAGCGAGTCGATGTCGTTGAGGGCGCCTGACACTTCCACGCGACTCTTGGCGTTGACTCGCAGCACTTTGAGCCACAGGCGCATCTGTTGCAGGTACTTCTTGATGGTGTCGTCTGTGATGGCGTACAGGACATTCAAGTAAGAGTGTTGTCGGACTGTCTTGGTGGTGTCTGTCTCTGCGGCCACCAAGTGCTCATACACGGTGTCTGTTAGCTGCTGCTGGTTGTCATCGTTGCGGCTCTCCAGCTCCCGGTCGATGAGGTCGGAGGTGAGACTGTTGAACTCACTGCTCAGTTCCTCCTCAGTCAGAGGCTGCGACAACCTGGACGTCTTCTGGCTGCTTTTGGCGGGAGTTGACTGACGAGTAGTGTCCAGGCTCGTGCGAAGTGGCAGGCTGACCACAAATGGCGGCGTAGGCTTCTGGAACATGCTCTTGAGTCCTGCCATCATCTTCTTGAACTGAGCGCAGCGCACCGTATTCAACGAGCTCCTGACGACAAGCTCGTCGATGCTGGCGGAGGGTTTGGGTTGGGAAGCGAAGAAACGCTTGACCTTGTCCAATATGGCGGACATGTCGATGCAAGGTTTGGACACCACGCTGGTCCTGCTGGTGCCGGTGAACCCGGACTGCTGCTGAAGCTGGACCATATTCTGTATTATTTCCTCTGCTGTGGCCTGAGCTTCTTCCGTGCGCTCTGTAATTCCTTTGTCTTCGCCATCTCGCCCCTCCTTGGCCCACTTGAGCAGGATCCCCGCCACGGCCCTTGTGGCGGAGTCCATGTCCACAGGGGTCAGGCCGCTCATCTTGTAGAAGCGCTGAGTCATTTTGCTCAAGTAAGACAAGCATTTGTGAGCGTGGCACACCATTTCGTAGAGCGTGTTGACGCTTGACATGGTGGCGTTAACGTAAAGCAGAGGCTCCGATTGGCCCTCACTGCTGATGGCAGAGGTTAACACAGAGTTCATCCTCACGTTAGCCTCATTCTCGATCAGAGCCGTGAAGCGCTTAGCGCCCACAAAATCCACCTCGGGCACGTCGGCTGCTGCGGCGAACGTGGTCATAATACTGTCGCCAAGTTGTGGCGTGCATCTTTCGATGGCAGTGCTCATCTCGTCGGGGGAGGCACGGCCCTCCAGGTGCTCCACCAGCACCGGCACCACCAGCCTCAGAACCTCCGTGGCCACCGTCTGGACGATCTCACCGCACATGTCTGCTAGGATCATGTCGATGGCGGGGTCGCGTACACCCGCCGCCAACAAGGCCCACTGAGCGGGCGAGATCCTCAGGAAATATTTCTCCGTCAAGGCCAGCAGCGCCTGACTGGAGATGTAACTTTCATCCTCCATCTTGATCCAAACAGGAAGAAGATTCACTCACGATGCGCAAGTCCACAACAATTCAAACATTCTTGATGATTGATGGTTTTGGCCCTCCTTAGACTGTGATgtcatgtttgatataaacatGACGTCACCGCTCAAACAAGCACGATGTCATGTTTGatacaaaacatctttgacaacaTGGCTGGCAGGTCTCACTCTGCCCGGAAGTTGGCAAGTTAAAAGTGTTGTCTTCGACTAATGACACTTGAAAGTTAAAGGTGTACCTATTCTAGTGTCTGGTGGTGATGAGGCGTTAGTATGACAGCAGTTCATTAGCAAATGTTGTATATTTGTTGGTCgtgtgatgggtgatgagccaaggagactgactggactggactctcactattatgttagatccactatggactggactctcacaatattatgctagatcaactcgacgtccattgcaccggtcgttaTCTGCGATCCCGTCCaatgtttctcattgtcatcccattgggttgagttttttcttgtcctgatgtgggatctgagccgaggatgtcgttgtggcttgtgcagccttttgagacactcgtgatttaaggctatataagtaaacgttgattgattgattgatggagacGGCAACGACGAACCGtcaaacaaaaagctttatttgtttcagcgtGCCTCAGACATGAACTGCAGTTCCAGGAGAATGAGTATGGGCCGGATTACTCTTCTGCTGTCTTCTTGGACAACTGTCCTCAAATACCttatagttaagttaaagtaccaatgattgtcacacacacagtaggtgtggtgaaaattgtcctctacatttgacttATCCCCTTGATcttcccctgggaggtgaggggagcaattggctgcagcagtgccgcgcccgggaataatttttggtgatttaacccccaattccaacccttgatgctgagtgccaagcagggaagtgtCGGGTCCCAATTTTGTAGTCTTTTGTATGACACGGCTGTCATACAAaagactctaaccactaggccactgagtaggttacacAAAGACCACCACTCTTCAtagaagaaatgtttggaattaagttgatgaatccaaatggatctctattacaatccccaaagagggcactttaagttgatgattacttctatgtgtagaaatctttatttataatcgaatcactatgaagaaggaaaatcatggacccagatttccctcgcccggacgcgggtcaccggggcccccctctggagccaggcccggaggtggccTGGTGGCccggcctgttcccatggggcccggccgggcacagcccgaagacgCCACGTGGGtaatccctccaatgggctcaccacccatagcaggggccatagaggtcgggtgcattgtgagctgggcggaaggcgaaggcagggcacttggcggtccgatcctcggctacagaagctagctcttgggacgtcgAATGTCACCTCACTTGGGGGGAAGgcgcctgagctagtgcgcgaagtggagaagttccggctggatatagtcggacttacttcgacgcacagcaagggctctggaaccacttctcacgagaggggctggactctcttccacactggcgttgccggcagtgagaggcgacgggctggggtggcaattcttcttgcgccccggctcaaagcctgcacgttggagttcaacccagtggaggaaagggtagcctccctccgccttcgggtgggggaacgggtcctgacttatgtttgtgcttacgcaccaaacagcagttcagagtacccaccctttttgggttcactcgagggagtactggaaagtgctccccctggtgattcccttgtcctactgggggacttcaacgctcatgttggcaatgacagtgaaacctggagaggcgtgattgggaagaatggccgcccggatcttaacctgagtggtgttttgttaatggacttttgtgcttgtcacggtttgtccataacaaacaccatgttcaaacataagggtgtccatatgtgcacttggcaccaggacacccgagGCCGCAGTTCcacgatcgactttgtagttgtgtcatcgaatttgcggcctcatgttttggacactctggtgaagagaggggcggagctttctaccgatcaccacctagtggtgagttagctgcgatggtgggggaggatgccggacagacctggcaggcccaaacgcattgtgagggtctgctgggaacgtctggcagagtcctgTCAGAGaaggtttcaattcccacctccggaagaactttgaacatgtcacgagggaggtgcgggacattgagtccgaattgaccatgttccgcacctctattgtcgaggcggctgattggagctgtggccgcaaggtagttggtgcctgtcggggcggtaatcctaaaacccgttggtggacacctgcGGTGAGGGATACCGTAAAGCTGAAGaaggctcataggactccggaggcagtggacaggtaccgacaggccaagcggtgtgcagcttcagcggtcacggaggcaaaaactcggacatcggaggagttcagggaagccatggaaaacgacttccggacggcttcgaagcgattctggaccaccatccgccgcctcaggaaggggatagtgcactatcaacaccgtgtatggtgcggatggtgttctgttgaccttaactgcggatgttgtggataggtggaaggaatacttcgaagacctcctcaatcccaccaacacgcctccaacacgtcttcctatgaggaagcagtgcctggggaatccgtggtgggctctcctatttctggggctgaggttgctgaggtagtcaaaaagctcctcggtggcaaggcccccggggtggatgagatccgcccggagttccttaaggctctggatgctgtggggctgtcttggttgacaagactctgcagcatcgcgtggacatcgggggtggtacctctggattggcagaccggggtggtggttcctctctttttagaagggggaccggagggtgtgttcaaactattttgggatcacactcc
The DNA window shown above is from Nerophis ophidion isolate RoL-2023_Sa linkage group LG14, RoL_Noph_v1.0, whole genome shotgun sequence and carries:
- the tmem71 gene encoding transmembrane protein 71 isoform X2; translated protein: MSLFFSGAVTSSPIKKRLRSSAAYQSLDVSLLSPDSSYVCDLTAQGSSHRCCCRRSPRLLTNGYYAVTHDSFLRDDHGNVSLMPCTASVSYKENVHRVFRRRRRPRSSLVRLLSGVSETCQSWLDHKVFRGMFGTSQELDQDQDQDRDQDREPLEDWARTEGFTTLEEPSLSGLVSPQPDDSCNFFTYDPTEAAPPTDKMAQPSKKILLEICSEVCQSKEHFTQSIGGLSEVPPPSAFYTNDCLQVAPERTAIKTLAVFMLAVFVLWSCFPWSVGVMAFSVLVACTTLAVCALVSRSGQMGRWRQAKTEDITSRNE
- the tmem71 gene encoding transmembrane protein 71 isoform X1, which codes for MLQVYCSFLFSKTGKAEGISSYGLRLTRLLGLHPDFLFVTTIMSLFFSGAVTSSPIKKRLRSSAAYQSLDVSLLSPDSSYVCDLTAQGSSHRCCCRRSPRLLTNGYYAVTHDSFLRDDHGNVSLMPCTASVSYKENVHRVFRRRRRPRSSLVRLLSGVSETCQSWLDHKVFRGMFGTSQELDQDQDQDRDQDREPLEDWARTEGFTTLEEPSLSGLVSPQPDDSCNFFTYDPTEAAPPTDKMAQPSKKILLEICSEVCQSKEHFTQSIGGLSEVPPPSAFYTNDCLQVAPERTAIKTLAVFMLAVFVLWSCFPWSVGVMAFSVLVACTTLAVCALVSRSGQMGRWRQAKTEDITSRNE